One stretch of Thermococcus sp. 21S9 DNA includes these proteins:
- a CDS encoding formate--phosphoribosylaminoimidazolecarboxamide ligase: protein MIISTIASHSSLQILLGAKDEGFMTRLYVKPERRAFYASTRLADELVVTEDMGAILDDDGIVIPHGSFVAYLGLERIERARAKLFGNRHFLKWETSFELQDKALDEAGIPRVRVIEPDEIEPGKLYFVRLEGPRGGSGHFIARGEELEEKLGELREPHRIEEFVPGVYLYVHFFYSPILGRLELLGVDERVVIADGNARWPVKPLPYTIAGNVGVALRESLLPRLYDYGLAFVEAMKKLEPPGIIGPFALHFAYDGSFRAIGFASRIDGGSNALHWYGRLYWDEPMSVGRRIAREIRLAIDEDRLGEVVT from the coding sequence ATGATAATCTCGACGATAGCGTCTCATTCATCCCTCCAGATTCTCCTCGGAGCCAAAGACGAGGGGTTCATGACGAGGCTCTACGTGAAGCCCGAAAGGAGGGCCTTCTACGCCTCCACGAGGCTCGCGGACGAGCTTGTCGTCACTGAAGACATGGGCGCGATTCTTGACGACGACGGGATAGTAATCCCCCACGGCTCCTTTGTGGCTTACCTCGGCCTTGAGAGAATAGAGAGGGCCAGGGCAAAGCTCTTTGGCAACAGGCACTTCCTCAAGTGGGAAACCAGCTTTGAACTCCAGGATAAAGCTCTCGACGAGGCGGGAATTCCGAGGGTTCGGGTCATCGAGCCCGATGAGATTGAGCCGGGGAAGCTCTACTTCGTCCGCCTTGAGGGGCCGAGGGGAGGGAGCGGGCACTTCATAGCGCGCGGGGAGGAGCTTGAGGAGAAGTTAGGGGAGCTTAGGGAACCCCACAGAATAGAGGAGTTCGTCCCGGGCGTTTACCTCTACGTCCACTTCTTCTACTCGCCGATTCTGGGGAGGCTCGAACTCCTCGGCGTCGACGAGCGCGTTGTTATAGCCGATGGAAACGCCCGCTGGCCAGTGAAACCGCTCCCCTACACGATAGCGGGGAACGTTGGCGTCGCTTTGAGGGAGTCGCTCCTTCCGAGGCTCTACGACTACGGTCTGGCATTCGTGGAAGCCATGAAGAAGCTCGAACCGCCCGGAATCATCGGCCCCTTCGCGCTCCACTTCGCCTACGACGGTAGCTTTAGGGCGATAGGCTTCGCCTCGCGCATCGACGGCGGTTCAAACGCCCTCCACTGGTACGGAAGGCTCTACTGGGACGAGCCCATGAGCGTCGGAAGGAGGATAGCGCGGGAAATCAGGCTGGCCATCGATGAAGACCGGCTCGGGGAGGTGGTGACGTGA
- a CDS encoding phosphoribosylaminoimidazolesuccinocarboxamide synthase, producing the protein MRLVYSGKTKDVYEDGPYLVFHFKDAVLGREGSEDSGGNEVIGEKAGKGSLVLKQTEFFFRLLEENGVKTHFVERIDDRKARFLKAERIPLEVIYRELAYGSFLRRYKGWVRPFQRLGIVEFTLKDDSLDDPLIAEEAVIALGISNREEVEAMKKTTRKVAGILREFFSSKGLQLVDFKLEFGRLDGGLIVIDELSGDTMRVARNGRILTREELSEVVG; encoded by the coding sequence TTGAGGCTCGTCTATTCCGGCAAGACGAAGGACGTTTACGAGGACGGCCCCTACCTCGTCTTCCACTTCAAGGACGCCGTTCTCGGGAGGGAAGGCAGTGAGGACAGCGGGGGCAACGAGGTAATCGGCGAGAAAGCCGGGAAGGGAAGCCTCGTTTTGAAGCAGACCGAGTTCTTCTTCAGGTTGCTTGAGGAAAACGGCGTGAAGACGCACTTCGTGGAGAGGATTGACGATAGAAAAGCCCGCTTCCTGAAGGCCGAGAGGATTCCGCTGGAGGTCATCTACCGCGAGCTGGCCTACGGGAGCTTCCTTCGGCGCTACAAAGGCTGGGTGAGGCCGTTCCAGAGGCTCGGGATAGTGGAATTCACCCTGAAGGACGACTCGCTCGACGACCCTCTCATAGCGGAGGAAGCCGTTATTGCCCTCGGAATCTCGAACAGAGAAGAGGTTGAGGCGATGAAGAAAACCACAAGAAAGGTTGCGGGAATCCTGCGGGAGTTCTTTTCCTCGAAGGGTCTCCAGCTCGTTGATTTTAAGCTTGAGTTCGGCAGGCTTGACGGCGGGCTAATCGTCATAGACGAGCTAAGCGGAGATACCATGCGCGTCGCGAGGAACGGGAGGATTCTGACGCGCGAGGAACTCTCGGAGGTGGTTGGATGA
- the thiC gene encoding phosphomethylpyrimidine synthase ThiC, translating into MTQLEDAKRGVITEEMKFIAEWEGISAEKLRRSVAKGHTVVFRNVRHDWVKPVAVGNVVRVKVNANIGTSRDIVDVKAEIEKAKVAVKYGADTIMDLSTGGDLDSIRKAIMKAVDVPIGTVPIYQAAEEMLAKGKAIIEMTEDDMWRAVEKHFRDGVDYTTIHVGVTKEVVEKMKRVKRVVGMVSRGGTFLAAWILHWGEENPFYRDYDYLLELAKEYDVVLSLGDGLRPGGLPDAGDELQIAELYTLGRLVRRAREAGVQTMVEGPGHVPIDQIPAQIKLAKVATDNAPFYVLGPIVTDIFPGYDHITSAIGGAIAALNGADFLCYVTPAEHLGLPTVEHVREGVIATKIAAHAVNLTRFEADFKKDYLMSLARGRLEWAGQFELSQDREKFIEIRKERPTKTEACSMCGDLCAIKLINDMLRKG; encoded by the coding sequence ATGACCCAGCTTGAGGATGCCAAGCGAGGAGTAATCACCGAGGAGATGAAGTTTATCGCCGAGTGGGAGGGGATAAGTGCCGAGAAGCTCAGGAGGAGCGTGGCAAAGGGGCACACGGTGGTATTCAGGAACGTCCGCCACGACTGGGTTAAGCCGGTGGCAGTTGGCAACGTCGTCCGCGTTAAGGTCAACGCCAACATTGGAACGTCGCGCGACATAGTGGACGTTAAAGCTGAGATAGAGAAGGCTAAGGTCGCCGTGAAATACGGCGCCGACACGATAATGGACCTCTCAACCGGTGGCGACCTTGACTCGATAAGAAAGGCCATAATGAAGGCGGTTGACGTGCCCATCGGCACCGTGCCGATTTACCAGGCCGCCGAGGAGATGCTGGCTAAAGGAAAGGCCATCATTGAGATGACCGAGGACGACATGTGGAGGGCCGTCGAGAAGCACTTCAGGGACGGCGTTGACTACACGACGATTCACGTTGGAGTTACGAAAGAAGTCGTCGAGAAGATGAAAAGGGTAAAGAGAGTCGTCGGCATGGTCTCGCGCGGAGGAACTTTTCTCGCGGCGTGGATACTCCACTGGGGCGAGGAGAACCCGTTCTACAGGGACTACGACTACCTGCTCGAGCTCGCCAAGGAGTACGACGTTGTTCTGAGCCTCGGCGATGGACTTAGACCCGGCGGTCTTCCGGATGCCGGCGACGAGCTTCAGATTGCCGAGCTTTACACCCTCGGAAGGCTCGTGAGGCGCGCGAGGGAAGCCGGAGTCCAGACGATGGTCGAGGGTCCCGGCCACGTGCCGATTGACCAGATTCCGGCCCAGATAAAGCTCGCGAAGGTGGCAACGGACAACGCACCCTTCTACGTCCTCGGCCCAATCGTTACCGACATCTTCCCGGGCTACGACCACATAACTTCAGCCATAGGGGGAGCGATAGCGGCTTTGAACGGAGCGGACTTCCTGTGCTACGTTACTCCAGCCGAGCACCTCGGACTGCCGACGGTCGAGCACGTCCGCGAGGGAGTAATCGCGACGAAGATAGCCGCCCACGCAGTCAATTTGACCCGCTTCGAGGCCGACTTTAAGAAGGACTACCTCATGAGCCTCGCGCGTGGAAGGCTCGAGTGGGCCGGACAGTTCGAACTGAGCCAGGACAGGGAGAAGTTCATCGAGATAAGGAAGGAGAGGCCGACGAAAACCGAGGCCTGCTCGATGTGCGGTGATTTATGCGCGATAAAGCTCATCAACGACATGCTGAGGAAGGGGTGA
- a CDS encoding sulfide-dependent adenosine diphosphate thiazole synthase — protein sequence MLREIEISRAIIEAYTSELLESLSLDVAIVGAGPSGMVAGYYLAKNGAKVAIFEKKLSIGGGIWGGAMGFNKIVVQEEAREILDEFGIDYRPFRNGLYVADAIETATTIASRAVKAGVRFFNMVEVEDLVLKENRIAGIVINWTPVMMTGLHVDPLTVEARFVIDATGHGAQITQHLVRRGFLQVPGEGPMWAERGEELTVKHTREIFPGLYVTGMAANAIAGAPRMGPIFGGMFLSGQKAAFEILEKLR from the coding sequence ATGCTTAGGGAGATAGAGATAAGCAGGGCGATAATAGAGGCCTACACTTCCGAGCTTCTCGAAAGCCTGAGCCTCGACGTCGCTATTGTAGGTGCCGGCCCCTCGGGAATGGTAGCAGGCTACTACCTCGCGAAGAACGGTGCGAAGGTGGCGATATTCGAGAAGAAGCTCTCAATAGGCGGTGGAATCTGGGGCGGTGCGATGGGCTTCAACAAAATCGTCGTTCAGGAGGAGGCAAGGGAAATCCTCGATGAGTTCGGGATAGACTACAGACCCTTCAGGAACGGCCTCTACGTTGCCGACGCCATCGAGACGGCTACGACGATAGCGAGCAGGGCCGTAAAGGCCGGCGTGAGGTTCTTCAACATGGTTGAGGTCGAGGATTTGGTTCTCAAGGAGAACCGCATCGCGGGAATCGTAATCAACTGGACACCTGTGATGATGACGGGCCTTCACGTGGACCCGCTCACGGTCGAGGCGCGCTTTGTGATTGACGCCACCGGCCACGGGGCGCAGATAACCCAGCACCTCGTCAGGCGCGGTTTCCTCCAGGTTCCCGGGGAGGGACCGATGTGGGCCGAGAGAGGGGAGGAGCTGACTGTGAAGCACACGAGGGAAATCTTTCCGGGCCTCTACGTTACGGGAATGGCCGCCAATGCTATCGCTGGAGCGCCGAGGATGGGGCCGATATTCGGCGGAATGTTCCTGAGCGGACAGAAAGCGGCCTTCGAAATCCTCGAGAAGCTGAGGTGA
- a CDS encoding DUF4350 domain-containing protein, which translates to MKRLAVAIVLLFLVGLIPTPMFAEVGATSNYVIKTVSIGPTDDAYVKSTTPDTNYGSSYNLYVGTYYRDHGNERAYLKFDLSSIPPGAVIVSATLHLYTYWGTYAQPINVSVYAVENDSWSEDTITWDNKPLAGQFLDKDLVPDSNRGDYPVKHWSVWNVTDFVRSQFETDKVVSFVLISDSEGIVDESVGYNSKESKYVDERPYLEIVYYVPVAVSSLNINEPLYSGLPSKVYVSITNSGDAETNVTFYLKINGVPLYTENLTLGPKSTETLEKVWIPTATGDYNVTAEIVGEGVNDFITKQVHVYVNPYRLFYGLTYFYENGYNKIAPQLDELYANFTTTVQELQKCGVNLGDLSDDVKWIETNYNLTKAEYAKFLEMKKRTALFLSGNRLYTYSVMVHIRKARFLAQDVTERIEKVLPILQETLAKVEPLCHPPANETNQTANQTTGNVTAPSNGTVTNQTTANYTIHITKVLIDLSHGQYYFTKYGFTGLQEDIEKLGWEVNVTYAPLTYDELKKYDVVILTNPKTKLSDEEIQALRKYVEEGGALFVAGDWYKYLSDSLNELLEGTGVQFEKTELMDDEKNSGKPYYPFVGIYNRNCAITKYIPENWTMYYNGDTLKITGDAKWIIKGYESAYAVDANGNTIYEKGSEPVVAVAVTFGKGKIVVYGSSKALSDAYYGKYIKSNWPFIKGALLWLVEES; encoded by the coding sequence ATGAAGCGTCTGGCCGTTGCAATTGTGTTACTATTCTTGGTAGGGCTGATTCCAACGCCCATGTTCGCAGAGGTGGGTGCAACATCAAACTATGTAATAAAGACGGTTTCAATAGGGCCAACCGACGACGCATACGTTAAAAGCACCACGCCCGATACGAACTATGGGTCTTCATATAACCTCTACGTGGGGACATACTATCGGGACCATGGAAATGAGCGAGCGTACCTCAAGTTCGACCTCTCGTCGATACCTCCTGGTGCAGTTATAGTCAGTGCTACCCTCCACCTGTATACATACTGGGGCACATATGCCCAGCCGATTAACGTCAGCGTTTATGCCGTTGAAAATGACTCTTGGAGCGAGGATACAATAACTTGGGACAACAAACCCCTTGCGGGCCAGTTCCTTGATAAGGACCTTGTTCCAGACTCGAACAGAGGGGACTACCCGGTAAAGCACTGGTCTGTCTGGAATGTGACGGACTTCGTCAGGTCTCAGTTTGAGACTGATAAAGTTGTTAGCTTTGTTCTAATCTCTGATTCCGAGGGCATTGTAGATGAGAGTGTTGGATACAACTCCAAGGAGAGCAAGTATGTTGACGAACGTCCATATCTTGAGATTGTGTACTACGTTCCCGTTGCCGTTAGCTCCCTCAACATAAACGAGCCCCTCTACTCTGGGCTCCCGAGCAAGGTTTATGTCAGCATCACCAACAGCGGAGACGCGGAGACCAACGTTACTTTCTACCTCAAGATAAACGGCGTCCCGCTCTACACCGAGAACCTCACCCTCGGGCCCAAGAGCACCGAGACCCTCGAGAAGGTGTGGATTCCGACCGCCACCGGTGACTACAACGTGACCGCTGAAATCGTTGGGGAGGGCGTTAACGACTTCATAACCAAGCAGGTTCACGTCTACGTCAACCCGTACAGGCTGTTCTATGGCCTCACTTACTTCTATGAGAACGGCTACAACAAGATTGCACCCCAGCTCGATGAGCTCTACGCTAACTTTACAACCACCGTCCAGGAGCTCCAGAAGTGCGGTGTGAACCTCGGCGACCTCTCCGACGACGTTAAGTGGATTGAGACCAACTACAACCTCACCAAGGCCGAGTACGCCAAGTTCCTTGAGATGAAGAAGAGGACTGCACTCTTCCTTTCCGGAAACAGGCTTTACACCTATTCCGTTATGGTCCACATAAGGAAGGCGCGCTTCCTTGCTCAGGACGTCACGGAGAGAATAGAGAAGGTTCTTCCGATACTCCAGGAAACGCTCGCCAAGGTTGAGCCACTCTGCCACCCGCCGGCGAACGAGACCAACCAGACGGCCAATCAGACGACCGGAAACGTGACCGCACCCTCGAACGGAACCGTCACCAACCAGACTACGGCTAACTACACGATTCACATCACCAAGGTACTCATAGACCTCTCGCACGGTCAGTACTACTTCACCAAATACGGCTTCACCGGCCTCCAGGAGGACATAGAGAAGCTCGGCTGGGAGGTCAACGTGACCTACGCCCCGCTCACCTACGATGAGCTGAAGAAGTACGACGTCGTTATACTCACCAACCCCAAGACAAAGCTGAGCGACGAGGAAATACAGGCACTCAGGAAGTACGTTGAGGAAGGCGGTGCCCTGTTCGTGGCCGGCGACTGGTATAAGTATCTCAGCGACAGTCTCAACGAGCTCCTCGAGGGTACCGGCGTCCAGTTCGAGAAGACCGAGCTCATGGACGACGAGAAGAACAGTGGAAAGCCCTACTATCCGTTCGTCGGAATCTACAACAGGAACTGCGCCATCACCAAGTACATCCCCGAGAACTGGACGATGTACTACAACGGTGACACCCTCAAGATTACCGGCGACGCTAAGTGGATAATCAAGGGCTACGAGAGCGCCTACGCTGTTGACGCCAACGGCAACACCATCTACGAGAAGGGAAGCGAGCCCGTCGTTGCCGTTGCAGTAACCTTCGGAAAGGGCAAGATAGTCGTCTACGGCTCAAGCAAGGCCCTCAGCGATGCCTACTACGGCAAGTACATCAAGAGCAACTGGCCGTTCATCAAGGGCGCTCTCCTCTGGCTGGTTGAGGAGAGCTGA
- a CDS encoding translation initiation factor IF-2B subunit alpha (eIF-2BA; catalyzes the binding of GTP to IF2) — MLPQEVRSILEELRAERIRGASWMARRGAEAYLVLSDLLEGEELRKALIELRHELPRINPTMASLYNLSRFIPVTDNPILVRSRAEEFLRLIDEAKKTIGNIGSELIEDGDTVITHSFSSAVFEILRTAKAKGVNFKVILTESAPDYEGIALASALEREGIRFEVITDAQLGLFARNATIALVGADNVTRDGAVVNKAGTYLLALACHENGVPFYVATESFKLHPELKSNEVEILERPYARQGYRVRNFLFDITPWKYIRGIITELGILVPPREI; from the coding sequence ATGCTTCCCCAGGAGGTCAGGTCTATTCTTGAAGAACTTCGCGCCGAGAGGATACGCGGTGCCAGCTGGATGGCCAGACGGGGGGCGGAAGCCTACCTGGTTCTATCGGACCTCCTTGAGGGGGAGGAGCTTAGAAAGGCCCTCATAGAGCTCAGGCACGAGCTTCCAAGGATAAACCCGACGATGGCTTCCCTCTACAACCTCTCGCGCTTCATTCCCGTAACGGACAATCCTATCCTCGTCAGGTCCCGGGCGGAAGAGTTTCTCCGCCTGATTGACGAGGCGAAGAAGACAATCGGCAACATCGGAAGCGAGCTCATAGAGGACGGAGACACGGTTATAACGCACTCCTTCTCGTCGGCGGTCTTCGAGATACTCCGGACTGCAAAGGCCAAGGGGGTGAACTTCAAGGTAATTCTCACCGAGAGCGCCCCGGACTACGAGGGAATAGCACTGGCGAGCGCCCTCGAACGGGAAGGAATCCGCTTCGAGGTCATAACAGACGCCCAGCTCGGCCTCTTCGCGAGGAACGCCACGATAGCCCTTGTGGGAGCGGACAACGTAACGCGCGATGGAGCGGTTGTGAACAAAGCCGGCACATATCTCCTCGCCCTGGCGTGCCACGAGAACGGCGTTCCCTTCTACGTTGCAACCGAGAGTTTCAAACTCCACCCCGAGCTTAAGAGCAACGAGGTCGAAATCCTCGAGAGGCCCTACGCGAGGCAGGGCTACCGCGTGAGGAACTTCCTCTTCGACATCACACCCTGGAAATACATCCGGGGCATAATAACGGAACTCGGGATTCTCGTCCCGCCGAGGGAAATTTAA
- a CDS encoding IMP cyclohydrolase has translation MTYTGRTLGVGLMKGKPFAFYLLCSRSFPRRRAIVRENAVYIENLTKTDNPYVSYPVVRLLSEYAVVTNGLQTDFIAQALEWESPKKALIHVLDALDYERDEYSTPRIAGIIGTDGKGWLGFAGRDEFWVKELKLREGKAFVTATYNLGFTELEFPAFESAEELARKALELPFEKKVLAIGIVEDKGWSVGTANVFIPSAER, from the coding sequence GTGACCTACACTGGCAGAACCCTCGGGGTCGGGCTTATGAAGGGGAAGCCCTTCGCCTTCTACCTCCTCTGCTCCCGCTCCTTTCCGAGAAGGAGGGCAATCGTAAGGGAAAACGCCGTCTACATCGAGAACTTAACAAAGACAGACAACCCCTACGTGAGCTACCCTGTGGTGAGGCTCCTCAGCGAATACGCCGTAGTCACGAACGGCCTCCAGACGGACTTCATAGCCCAGGCCCTTGAGTGGGAAAGCCCGAAAAAGGCCCTAATCCACGTTCTTGATGCCCTCGACTACGAGAGAGATGAATACAGCACACCGAGGATAGCCGGGATAATCGGAACCGACGGTAAGGGCTGGCTCGGCTTCGCCGGAAGGGATGAGTTCTGGGTGAAGGAACTGAAACTGAGGGAAGGAAAGGCCTTCGTCACGGCAACCTACAACCTCGGTTTCACCGAGCTTGAGTTTCCAGCTTTCGAGAGTGCTGAAGAACTCGCGAGAAAGGCTCTGGAGCTTCCCTTTGAAAAGAAGGTGCTCGCCATTGGGATAGTGGAAGACAAAGGGTGGAGCGTCGGGACGGCAAACGTTTTTATCCCCTCCGCCGAACGTTAA
- a CDS encoding ATPase domain-containing protein has translation MVAGRISTGVPGLDVMLHGGLIPGRVYLVKGSPGTGKTTLAMHFAMAGVANGESVLYITLEEPAENIREDFGRMGFDVYHEDFTLIDATPTTEHYVLVEDFFETFAKNLNKLTESIKEQFRMRRYSRVVVDPITMLKLASREEIDYRKAFLTFVKSMMRLKVTVLITSELERTDIEEYLVSGVIEMKLFERDGRLTRAIKVTKFRGSGFDNVIRPYEITETGMVVHPDRTVL, from the coding sequence ATGGTCGCAGGAAGGATTTCAACCGGGGTCCCTGGCCTTGATGTAATGCTTCACGGCGGGCTGATTCCCGGGAGGGTTTACCTCGTCAAGGGCTCCCCTGGAACCGGAAAAACCACCCTGGCAATGCACTTTGCAATGGCGGGGGTGGCGAACGGTGAGAGTGTACTGTACATAACCCTGGAAGAGCCCGCCGAGAACATAAGAGAGGACTTCGGAAGGATGGGCTTCGACGTTTATCACGAGGACTTCACCCTAATCGATGCCACCCCAACAACCGAGCACTACGTCCTTGTGGAGGACTTCTTCGAGACCTTTGCAAAGAACCTCAACAAGCTCACGGAGTCAATAAAGGAACAGTTCAGGATGAGGCGATACTCGAGGGTCGTCGTTGACCCGATAACCATGCTCAAGCTCGCCAGCAGGGAGGAGATTGATTACAGGAAGGCATTTCTGACCTTCGTCAAGAGCATGATGCGTCTCAAGGTAACTGTTCTCATAACGTCCGAGCTCGAGAGGACAGACATCGAGGAATACCTTGTCAGCGGTGTCATCGAGATGAAGCTCTTCGAGAGGGACGGCAGGCTGACGCGGGCCATTAAGGTTACCAAGTTCCGCGGAAGCGGATTCGACAACGTCATAAGACCCTACGAGATAACCGAGACCGGGATGGTGGTTCACCCCGACAGAACGGTGCTGTGA
- a CDS encoding cob(I)yrinic acid a,c-diamide adenosyltransferase, whose translation MPITTKTGDKGLTGLFTGERVAKNSPIMEANGTIDELDSFIGEAKHYVPDEMVGILEKVQVQLYDLMAELASKGKYAKVGDEEIKWLEELTRKYEDELQLRAFVLPGSTVASAKLDVCRAIARRAERKVAKLYLEVGIGEKALVYLNRLSDLLFVMARLIEKREGKLREVK comes from the coding sequence ATGCCAATAACCACCAAGACTGGCGATAAAGGCCTGACCGGTCTCTTCACGGGCGAAAGAGTCGCCAAAAACTCCCCGATAATGGAGGCAAACGGGACGATTGATGAACTCGACAGCTTCATCGGTGAGGCAAAGCACTACGTGCCGGATGAGATGGTGGGAATCCTTGAAAAGGTTCAAGTCCAGCTCTACGACCTGATGGCGGAACTCGCGAGCAAGGGCAAATATGCCAAGGTCGGTGATGAGGAGATTAAATGGCTCGAAGAGCTCACGAGGAAGTACGAGGACGAGCTCCAGCTCAGGGCATTCGTCCTGCCGGGCTCAACGGTGGCGAGTGCCAAGCTCGACGTCTGCAGGGCGATAGCGCGAAGGGCAGAGCGGAAGGTCGCGAAGCTCTACCTTGAGGTCGGCATAGGGGAGAAGGCACTCGTCTACCTCAACAGGCTCAGCGACCTGCTCTTCGTGATGGCGAGGCTCATAGAAAAGCGCGAGGGAAAACTGAGGGAGGTCAAATAG
- a CDS encoding prolyl oligopeptidase family serine peptidase: MDEYIWAENLRDERVLKLVEEENKRFREFIGKLSDELFPEVWEYYSIPTLVSAKLTGKGVVAMYRERDRQIIRWLGGEVIVDSKELEKELNDEVLLQGFTADGKGRFLAYSFSIGGADEGITRIIDLETGELIEEFRPSVWNVTFLEDGYYFARFYRSGETPNGVKAPAVRLFRKDKSGEKLVFGEGLGSGYFISLRKSSDKRTAMVTVTFGWNSAEIYAGPIDEPEKWEKVYSADVPVEPVDVRDGKLYLLTREGKGLGKLIAVGEKVEEVIPEGEFPLEWAVLVGDKILAGRLVHASHRLEVYSLDGEKLNEITFDLPGSVYPLDTDGKRVLLRYESFTIPYRLYEFDGELKLIEGQEIEGNFRVEEDFAVSKDGTRVHYFLVKGERDEKKAWVFGYGGFNISLTPRFFPQVIPFIKRGGTFGMANLRGGSEYGEKWHRAGMRENKQNVFDDFIAVLEKLKGQGYRVSAWGRSNGGLLVSATLVQRPDVMDSALIGYPVIDMMRFHKLYIGSVWVPEYGNPDDPRDREFLLKYSPYHNVRPAEYPPTLIYTGLHDDRVHPAHAIKFFLKLKEVGAPVYLRVETKSGHMGASPETRARELTDLLAFVLKTLS; the protein is encoded by the coding sequence ATGGACGAATATATATGGGCCGAGAACCTGAGGGATGAGCGCGTTCTGAAGCTCGTCGAGGAGGAGAATAAACGCTTCAGGGAGTTCATAGGAAAGCTGAGCGACGAACTCTTCCCCGAGGTCTGGGAGTACTACTCGATTCCAACCCTTGTTTCTGCGAAGCTGACGGGGAAGGGCGTTGTGGCGATGTACCGCGAGAGGGACCGGCAAATCATCAGGTGGCTCGGCGGGGAAGTCATAGTTGACTCAAAGGAGCTTGAAAAGGAGCTTAACGACGAGGTTCTTCTTCAGGGCTTCACCGCGGACGGAAAGGGCAGGTTCTTGGCATACAGCTTCTCGATAGGCGGTGCCGACGAGGGGATAACGAGAATAATAGACCTCGAAACCGGCGAGCTAATCGAGGAGTTCAGGCCGTCGGTGTGGAACGTCACCTTCCTTGAGGACGGCTACTACTTCGCCCGCTTCTACAGGAGTGGGGAGACCCCCAATGGAGTTAAGGCTCCAGCAGTGAGGCTTTTCAGAAAGGACAAAAGCGGAGAAAAACTCGTCTTCGGAGAGGGCCTCGGCTCCGGCTACTTTATCTCGCTGAGGAAGAGCAGTGACAAGAGAACGGCGATGGTTACGGTAACCTTCGGCTGGAACAGCGCGGAAATCTACGCCGGTCCGATAGACGAGCCCGAGAAGTGGGAGAAGGTTTACTCAGCGGACGTTCCGGTTGAACCGGTTGACGTCCGCGACGGCAAACTCTACCTCCTGACGAGGGAAGGGAAAGGCTTAGGAAAGCTCATCGCGGTTGGTGAAAAAGTCGAGGAGGTAATCCCCGAGGGCGAGTTCCCCCTTGAGTGGGCCGTCTTGGTTGGGGACAAAATCCTCGCGGGCAGGCTCGTGCACGCGAGCCACAGACTTGAGGTTTACTCGCTCGACGGAGAAAAGCTTAACGAGATAACCTTTGACCTCCCGGGGAGCGTTTACCCGCTCGATACCGATGGAAAGAGGGTTTTGCTCCGCTACGAGAGCTTTACAATCCCATACCGGCTCTACGAGTTCGACGGAGAGCTCAAGCTCATTGAGGGACAAGAAATCGAAGGGAACTTCAGGGTCGAGGAGGACTTCGCGGTCTCGAAGGACGGGACGAGAGTTCACTACTTCCTTGTTAAGGGCGAGAGGGACGAGAAGAAAGCGTGGGTCTTCGGATACGGGGGCTTCAACATCTCGCTGACGCCTCGCTTTTTCCCGCAGGTGATTCCCTTCATAAAGCGCGGGGGAACCTTCGGAATGGCCAACCTGCGCGGTGGAAGCGAGTACGGCGAGAAGTGGCACAGGGCGGGAATGAGAGAAAATAAGCAGAACGTCTTCGACGACTTCATAGCCGTCCTTGAGAAGCTGAAGGGGCAGGGATACAGGGTCTCCGCGTGGGGAAGGAGCAACGGTGGTCTTCTCGTCTCGGCAACCCTCGTCCAGAGGCCGGACGTGATGGATTCCGCTCTAATAGGATACCCAGTTATAGATATGATGCGCTTCCACAAGCTCTACATCGGTAGCGTCTGGGTTCCGGAGTACGGCAACCCCGACGACCCGAGGGACAGGGAATTCCTGCTGAAGTACAGCCCCTACCACAACGTCAGGCCTGCAGAATACCCGCCGACGCTCATCTACACAGGTTTGCACGACGACCGCGTGCACCCGGCCCATGCAATAAAGTTCTTCCTGAAGCTGAAAGAGGTGGGAGCGCCGGTTTACCTCCGCGTCGAGACCAAGAGCGGGCACATGGGCGCTTCTCCCGAGACGAGGGCGAGAGAGCTGACAGATTTGCTCGCATTCGTGCTTAAGACCCTCTCTTGA